The region GGGGTGATCTCCACCAGCTGCAGGGCGCCCATGTTATCGCCTTCATACAATTCACGGTTATTCAGTTTAATCCAACGCTTTTGAGCATCGGTGGCGTAAATATGGGCCTGATAACGCAGTCTTGGCAGGCTGTTTTGCAGTTGCTCTGGCAGTAACTCAACGGGCGTTGCCCTGGCCGACCCTCGGGTGCTGGACAAGACTTCAGAGACAATGCGGTCAGATTTAGGCGCGGTTTCTTCCACAGCCTGTTCAAACGCTTTCTTTAATTCATCAGGCACGCCAGCAAGGGCCTCAGCCTCCTGACGCTGTGCCTCTTGTCGGGCTGCGTTGGCACGAGATTGTTCCAGTGGTACACCCAGCACCCGATAGCCGCTTAAATCTTCCAGCGGCTGTTGATTCGGCTGTCCCTGATTGGTCGCATAAACAGGCTGGTTAGTAGGCCGGTAACCTTGCTGTACTGCGCTATACTGATTGCCGACTGGTTGCTGAATAATCTGACCATTGGCAGAGACAGGCACCAGCTGTTGTGAGTAAACCGGTTGCCCCTGAGCATCAAAGCCAACCTGGACTGACA is a window of Pseudoalteromonas sp. R3 DNA encoding:
- a CDS encoding general secretion pathway protein GspB; this translates as MSYLINALKQSQQIDSEQDYQQSRHEQQVRFYRRLSLSLGGALISVCALGAGYFVGEAFQGEPADTVIAKTDAEHSDTAGVTVANQAEKQDNLATTAAPVTAVPTNVQVPSNQVAMGNPVVAQPGQVISQPMNQGVNPAINPVMQNAQRQVHYQWMSVQVGFDAQGQPVYSQQLVPVSANGQIIQQPVGNQYSAVQQGYRPTNQPVYATNQGQPNQQPLEDLSGYRVLGVPLEQSRANAARQEAQRQEAEALAGVPDELKKAFEQAVEETAPKSDRIVSEVLSSTRGSARATPVELLPEQLQNSLPRLRYQAHIYATDAQKRWIKLNNRELYEGDNMGALQLVEITPEQAMFDFDGIEFTLQAMQDWPDNQ